CACGTTCACTGGTATGGAAGGAGGTATTGGTTACACAGGAGAACCTGCGACCAATAATTCGTCTTACCAAGATCAGTCCAACAACCAAGGCACCCGTGAGACtggaataatcgaaaaattattggtGAGTCATCATGATCAGCCTCGTCGTACTGTTACGAATGTATTACGGTGTCCGATTTAGTAAAGCTTGAAACTgttgtgaaattatttgacgCTTGCCTTCAGTGTAGTTTATCTCATACATCAGCTTTTCTTCCATTGCTGTGATAATTGCATTGGTCCTTGCTGAGTACGCATGTATCAAACACATATTTTAAACACGAAGGTATCAAAACCGAAAAATGGCCTGTCGAAAGTTCAGAAAGTGACTAAAATTATACAACTTGAATTCGACTAAAACAACGTTTTCTTAACatggaaacaatttttaagcTATTTTATCATTgctttattaaaaaatacattcacattattcaatattcaatattattgATAGTTGCAGTATCCATTTCTCATGGAAATAAGTGCAGATTCatcgaaattttacaaacaatACGATTGTTGTACTAAAAACATTGTCTAAGGCTATGATCTTTTCATAGTTATTCATGAGTGAAATGTGATTTCaccatttctttttcaattaatttttccactGGGTCGAAAATCTGATACATCCTCAAGAGAATGTGTCTAAACGCTGGTAGAACTGGTGTAATTTTGACATTAGTTGAAACATCATCTAACTTCATTTTACTATATACTAATTAACTTATGTTAACTTTGTTTTTTCCATGTGATGCACAGCATTCTTACGGATTTATACAGTGCTGTGAGCGGCAAGCCAgactgttttttcattttagcCAATTCAGTGGTAATATAGAGCATCTGAAAATTGGAGATCCAGTTGAATTTGAAATGACATATGATCGACGAACAGGAAAACCTATTGCTAGCACCGTGAGCAAGATTGCTCCGGAAGTGGTAAATAACACAATTATTAGCATGAGTCACTTTAAAACCTACTGTAGCAGTTTGCTTCAAGTCCGTTCAATTGTTCcaataaagaatattttgaatgcaTTTTTATAATCTCCAATTGCTGTTGATGACTTGTGTGCGTGGTTTTGCTAATCTGTTGTAGAGAGGAATGGCTACggaggtagattgaaattatgataACTTCTAGAAACCAAATTTACAAGTATGGTCAAAgctacgaaaaattttcttttatgaAGATACAATTTCAATCAGCTCTTTTGTGGCAACTCGTTTCCGCAATAGGATAACATACTTACGCACACTAACTTCCAAAAGTAAATGAAGATAATGGAATGATGTTAAAAATGTGCCTGGACTGAGAGCGAACcaaaactaacaataagtttcaCAGATATAACATACAGGCTTACAGTACAAGCTCAAATCTCAATAAAATAAGTAACGTAAATTCTAAAAGTCCTCTCAATCCTTGAGGTAGATTCACATCGAGTTGTCACTGTTTGTGAAGAAATAGACTGAGTGATAACGCAATATAGTATCAAACAATTTGACATGAAATgaattgatgaatattttaaaatgccgaaaaaaatcatgtattGCAGGTACTGAGTGAAGAGAGGGTTACTGGCAATGTAACAACAGAGCTACACAGTAGTGGCGATTCACAAGGACGAATTAGCTATGAAAATCGTGGCGAGTGTTTCTTCCTGCCTTATACCAAAGATGATGTAGAAGGAAACGTCACTCTGCGTGCGGGTGACAAAGTGTCTTTTCAAATTGCTACTAATCAACGGTTAGTGTTGGTTGTGATTTTATGTACACCGTTTACTGACTTACAGATGTTTATAAACTTGCAGTTATtttcacaatcaattttcacagaatctaaaataaaatataaagttgCGTGGTGGTCGTGAAGTAATTTTTCGTTCTTAGAATTGTAAAATCTCAAATGCTTAATGGTCATAAAAAGTGCGAGCTTCTTGACAgatctttaaaattttttctgaattctTGACTGTTGGGTTTGTTTCTCATTTAAGAAAGGTATCTACTTCCGCCCTTGCGAAAAAGATGGGGAACTGCTCTCAGAGTTTCAGGACTCAGAAACTAACACCTTAAGTtctgtttgatttttattgttCATTGCCTTCTTTAGTATTTAATCTATAGTTTGAATAGTTCTTTGTCAACTTCAACTTATAGAATTCACTTTGAACCTAATCTAAATTATAATACCATTTTAATGATTCAATTTAATCACAAACAATAATAGCTACCTAAGTGCACTAACAATTTACCTGTAATGGTATTAAGTATGAGagtttttacatatttcagAGGTAACTTGGGTGCTTGTCATGTCAGACTTGAAAATCCAGCCCATCCTGTCCGTTACCGCGGAGTAGTTTGTTCAATGAAAGAAAGTTTTGGCTTCATTGAACGAGCCGACGTTGTCAAAGAGATTTTCTTCCACTTTAGTGAGGCCAAATCAATGAAAGATGAGTTAAGGCTGGGAGATGATGTAGAATTCATCATACAAACGCGAAATGTAAGTTCATTTATTACAACTAAATTCaagctgaaaaataaatcagtaCATATGGTGTCACTTAATATGAAAGATGCAGAATTAAtgagaaaatattctttatcAATTTGGTGACATAACAAAGTTTTAAGCAGTGTGGTGGTTTCACGATCAGAAATTTAGAGTTCAATCAGTCGTAAATGgagaattttgtaattttataatcaGCAAAAAGTGTATTTGTGTccttatcaatttttttaggGCAAAGAAGTCGCATGCAATATTACTAAATTACCACCAGGATCTATTGTCTTTGAAGAAGTTGGTAATGAAGTTGTAAAAGGACAAGTATTGAAACCTTTGGAGCGAGGTACAGCTGCACGTCATCAAAACGATCCATTGCCTGGTCGAATCAGATATAGAGCACCGGACCACTCTGAAGTCGAAGTGCCATTCGGGGATAAGGATCAGAAGGGCGATTTTACATTGAGGTGAAATGTGATATATGAAATGATAAGCAAATAATCTTGAGGTTTATTCTTATGTAGATTGAGTATTGAAATTGTCgttttcttaaaaataatctaattttctttttagGCATGGTGATTGGGTTCAGTTTCGCATTGCAACTGATACTAGAGACCAACTGAAAAGAGCCACAGAAATCTCTTTACTCCCTGAATCTTTTTCTGTGTCAGGAGAACGCCGTGAGCAAGGCATCATTGCTGCACTAAAAGAGGGTTTTGGATTTATACGTTGCGTTGACCGAGACGCAAAACTTTTCTTCCATTTCAATGAAGTTCTGGATGTAGATAGAGAAATCAGTGTGAATGATGAAGTCGAATTCACAGTTATAcaagtataaattttatatttataaattctgTCTAACCGACCGACATATCTAAAAGAATAAAAGGCTGCCAAGTTTTCATTTAAACCTAAAGTATACAATTAGTGAGAGATTAACAGTAACGTCTAataactttaattttttagaatatttACGAAAGAGATATGATATCTGTTTTCTCTGATTAACATTTGCTGCTGTACAGAGACTTGACATTGGCagactttttttctttacaagtCACAGATATGATGAATTTAAACATTCACACGTTGTTAGACTTATAGAGAACTTATACagaatatttacttttttttttaatgtacgGATTACAATTGAATCTATATTCAATAGTAAATGCTGAAAGTTTCAgtatacattttcaaaaattcacaaagaaatTTGAGAAGTTCAACACGTAAGAGATATCGTTAACTGTGCGTCTCAGTGTTGACCTAACTTGTTGGCATACGTTGATCATCCATGATTCTCtcatattttcgattttgatgaTTTTCAAAGCAGGACTAACCATAAATACAGTTCGGGATTATTCCACAAAAAACTCCAATAAATTTGCAGACATTTTGATATCAACCTGATGGAGCCAGGAATTTGAACTTTATtgatatataaattttgatgtttCTTATTTAGGATCCCTCATCATCATTCTCCAATTCTCGACAAAGCGCAATTAGATTGACACATCTGCCATCAGGTAGTGTTCAATTTGAAAGTGTTATAGAAACAACTGTACCAGGTAGTATAGTTCAGGATATTAATGGCATTGAACCTGGCCTTATTGGTTATTTAAAAGATGGCCAACAAAAGAATATCATCTTTTTCACAAAAGACTGTGACCCAAAAAGTATTCCAAGGCTTGGTGACAAGGTGAGAAAGTTTCGTTAACTTGATACCTttacttttataaaaaaacattatgtttttcttcaattgtCCTATGTGTGGTTCTGTTTCTCTAATTTCGTTCTGATACGTCGTCAATCCCagtcaataaatttattcattttaaattttcttgaaaattttcgaacagTGAgtactttaaaattgaaattatccCAGAAAATTTCTATTCCAGGTCACATTCAACATTTGCCAAGTGAAGCGAAATAAAGAACTTGTCGCCGTAGACATATCATTAACCAATTCGAACGAAAAAACTCAGAATGGAAATAAGAAATCAAATGGCTCAATCATCCAAGGCTTTATTGCTGCCCTCAAGGATGGATTTGGCTTCATTGAGACTGTGAATCACGAaagggaaatattttttcacttcaggtaaaacaaattaaaatgaCATACTTTGCCAATGGCTTGCAAAATTATATACACTTTGAAGTgctgattatattttttgtatgGCTTGTATTTATCTAGCAAAAACacaatattaaatttcatttacgaAATTCGCGTGCAGTGTTGagatattttctttctaatatATTGTAGACACgatcataaattttattatagatGTCAGACGACGTAAGTAGGTAGAAATTGCATTTCTTTCCTATATCCAACATAGTGAAAACGCTAGTAgagaatatatatgtatacatgtgttCCATTTTTCTAGATttagacttttttttcttttttccaaaaatcagTAATGAAAgttcaaaatattaattttgacAACTCTGCCAAAGTAtttctaataaatatttcactcaactgtcgaaaaaaaaaggaaaaaagaataaaaaattgaaatgacttATTGTTTGAACCGAAATAGCTCCCGTATGTTTTAATTTGATGTTGAGATGAGCATTATCAATCTTCAGCCTATCGAGTGGTTCCTAATCGTTGTCCCTTTGCACTTAGATATATTTAAAACTGAATATATGTTAAGATTGCGAGTATCGGTTAAATTTACTGAACAGATCTGATGTCCAGGAAATATAAATTTAGCTCTCTACAATTTCCAATTCGTTTGATGGTATAGAATTGGTTTATTATAGAACACTGTCATTTTCTTTGTGCCCTTACCTTCTACTGTCTATATAAAACTCGTCACGCTGTTCTCACAATGGTTCCCAATATTTACCTATGTACCATTACCATACCAACAGCTTTAGTGCTAAATCAGACAAtaggagaatttttttttagattataTACTAAACTTATCGTAAATATTATCAAATCTTATCATCGAAGTAAAATCTTGAATTTATGTCCAGTAATTTTGACGGTGAAGCTAACACTTTGGAGTTGGGAGCTGACGTTGAGTGTACTATTGGCACTGGAAACGGCCGAGGTACAGGTGGTTGTGCAGCTGCGGAATTTGTACGATTAGTACCTCGCGGAACAATCCCTAGGCCTGTATGTACTGGGGAAGTACTAGATGGTACAGTTGTACGACCTCTGAGAAGCGCTAATCCTGACCAAGTTGAATATGCTGGGCTAATCAAAATAAATCCTACTACTGAAGACGAAGAGACACCAGAATATGAATTTGGAATCATGGGTCTTGTGAATAAACGTGAACTGTTACAGTCCGGTGATCCAGTTCAATTACAGGTAGATGCAGCAGGGCATGCTTGTAATATTGTAGCTGTACGCAAAAAACGAAGAGCAACAGTTGATGCAGTTAAAGGTCCATTTGGATTTCTTGCATACGAAGTtgatgagggaaaaaaattatttttccacatGAGCGAAGTTAGGGATCACGCTACTCTTCAACCTGGTGACCAGGTTGAATTTGTTTTGGTAACAAATCAGCGTACAGGAAAATCATCGGCATGCAACGTGACCCGTTTAAGGTAATTAAATATGACaacaaaaatttcttaaataaCACAAATAATGTAGTTTTCCGTATATTTCATTGGTAGATTGCAGTTTTCTAAATCTGagattacagaaaaaaaactctttaAAAATATGCTGAACTTTCAGGACagatatgaaaaatgatcattttttaaccagtttcacttcaaattttcgaagtCAACTATGTTCTTGGTACTAACATTACATGGGCTCTGGTCTAAATATTTATCGTTGTGTGTGATCTGTAGAAATGTAATGgaatcataaataataaatttaataatatataatagcaATCATTGATTGAATTCTTGTAATTTACAGTGACGTAGTCCAACAGCGGCCTGAACGGCTGATAAGCCGTCTGCGTACTATTTCATTAGAAGATACAGGCCCAAAATTAACAGTTGTTAGACAACCACGAGGCCCGGATGGTACTCGAGGATTTGGCCAGGAGAGACCTCCCCACATTCCTGGCGCTATTCAAGAATAATCTTGTACCCTACCGATGATTATTTATCCAAATTGTACCtacattaaatatttttagtccATGCACTTGAATGCCgagattattattatgaacGTAAAGGTaaccaaattgaaaataacaattaacaataataacattattaataataactatcgtaataataataatcggcAATTCGGACGTTAAAATTATCAGAAACAACGAGTCATTTTATCTCCATAAAGGTAAAAAAGGGGGCAGTTAGTCCAATCCatgatttgaaataaactttGCTTCTGTAGCTACAATTTTTATGCTGAtttgttttctaccgttttGCAAGTATACAAAAACTTGTTCCGCAATGTTTTTCGttcgtctttttttctttcttcttttttttttttttgtacacaaTGTAAAACCCATAGTTATCGCAAATGTTGCATCTGATAACTATTTCAATTTGATGCAGTCAGAtaagtctgaaaaaaaaattggagtttGTAAGttaaaaaagtttatttaaaTTGGGTTGCAAAATGAATAGGACCCGGTGTTTGGCTGTATGATAACCATCCAGCTGGGCCTGGCATAGATTGCCATGTTCTAAAATCAACGTTTCCTGTTTgactttgtaaaaatatacttaCATGTTGATacaagttttatttatatcgatTTGTTTGGACTATTTGTGCTACCCAGAGATATACACTCACTGAGATTAGGCATATTATAGTACAATCACACACATGCTGTGTATGTGTATGATCGAAATGGTTCACCATGTcttaaatgagaaaaatgcaTGACTGAGCTAATGGATTATCTATTTAAGTGAATGATGATCATAATGATGAAGATAATCGAAATGATGAAAGCGATAAAGATGCACAAATGTGCGTCTCCATTATATAAATTACTGTATCGCGAAATCAATTAATGAAATGTTTACGAATTTGTACAATacaaaccgaaaaaaaaaataataagaaccAAGAAAATATAAGTTAAATCTGGCCAATCGTTTGTCGtagataatatattttatacacaatacgTACACACACTTCATGCATATTTACGTGTATACATGAGTGCTGTGTTGGTGTTGACACGCGCATGCGCTCGTTCaagtgtatatatttatttgacatattatatatattacatatgtaggaataaatatatatacatgattCACGTACCAAGCTTGAAATCGTCAATTTCGCGGATTGTAcagcaatttttatacaaagcACAAAGGGTACAAACTATTTTGTACCAAGTCCGAATTATTGTACTTggtacaataattttcaaacagtttgAGCTATGCACAAAATTGCTATATCAAACAGTGAATATCAAAGTCTCGCGTAACTTGGTACCAGACTTCTTGTACATACAAAACCCAAAAGAAACGTATAGATAGATTAGAgcggaacaaaaaaaaattccttttcGATATCAGTCTTCCCTATACATTGAAAAGTTGTACTCTCTAACTCTAAACACCCACCTGAAAGAATGTTGGGTTTATATTAAATGCCACTCTTTGGTCATGAATGTTTATTATCcatataattgaaatatagTGGTCCTTTGGGAACAGAAAGATGCAGTCccatagaaaaaaattcttttggGCGGGTTTCCAAAATTCAGAATACAACTTCTCGAAGTATAGAGAAAATTGATTTCGATAATCccattttttcgtttcattctaatgtatacatgtgtatgtgtgtatgtatgtatgtatatacatatgtatacacacacacctATGTACGAAGATAAATTCTCAAGTTCCTGATGCAGTCTCGTGTTGTCAAATCAAATTAGTATTATACATGCAGTGAAAATATGATGAAATTATTAATCGTctataaaagaaatttaatcatTCACATTTTATAAGTTTGCCATTACGACTGTGAACGATATAGACGTGGCACTACTTAGAAATAGACGAAAGAATAACATAATCATGTAATACATACACAAGCACGATACAAATTAAGCGCTTGTCCTAAGGCCCATAGATCCAACACATCATATGCATACATACTGTAAAActattggtgaaaaataaacatatgAAGCATCAACGAAATATTTCGTACTTCATAGTATTTTATTTGACGAATACTTGTATGCGTATAGTTATTCATCATATCCACATTCTCTCAAGCTTCAAAAGGTTCCAATAGTAAAGTGGAGTAATTAGTATTTTATGATAGCAATGTGATATTCAATGAGTGTAGCAAATAGTGTTTAAGTCGAATACAAAGCAGAATTAAAATTTAGGTGAAGCTTGTAGACCACCAAGTAAAAGTTTGGTAAAAGTCAATCAAGCATATCTTGAGTGTTGTGCTTCTATGTGTTGTaggacttgtgaaaaaaagCGAAACAAGCACAATGAAAGGCTATTTATCCATATCCTCGTTCTTCCAAATTTCCCATAGGCTTAAGGCATAAGGAAGATGTCTCAATTCGTGACGTTCGCGTATATGCATTTCGACCTGGGTGTTTAAAATTGTAGGAGgaatttcaacattttattttttattagagACGTAAAACACGTGAAGAACTCAAATCTGCTCTACAGCAAAAATGGACTTACGCACCACTTCAAGTATTTCCAGCTCGTTTTTGGGAAAGAGGGGCAAAGCGTCTGGTTCGAGCTGTCGGAAATCGCAAAATTAGGTAAGAGTTAAAGTAATTTCTTCATAatcaatttcagtttttaaattaaaattatgtgGATACTATTTGCACGAATAACGCGATCAATGCAACATAATTTCTAATTTCGAACATTGGTCGTGCTAAAATTTTCGTACCCAGCgttgatttttgaattatcgtAAATCCGAAAACGTACAAACTAATGTTGGTGACGCACGCTATAATCAAACTACATGCAAAAAGTTGTGTTTCGCGTTGAAATATATACTTTATTAGCATAttcccttaccatttttgtttCTATATTCTCTCTGGAATTAAGGATGTCTATTTACGCAACTTGTACATGTGTCATAAGAATGCATTTTAAAAACGCTTCATAAGATactaaaattttaaatgaacGGTACTGATAAGCATCTTGAATATTTGCATCATTTTTATACCGTGGCTAAAGAAAA
The sequence above is drawn from the Neodiprion pinetum isolate iyNeoPine1 chromosome 2, iyNeoPine1.2, whole genome shotgun sequence genome and encodes:
- the Unr gene encoding RNA-binding protein Unr codes for the protein MSNNPQWKTFQPPIMNSDPAILDYKSMTIPSPKVVGAPHQSGGGYRNGTGYSGDHFMGSPPSCGKNSSSYVNYPSSQTSPRNGTTRFPIGTFTGMEGGIGYTGEPATNNSSYQDQSNNQGTRETGIIEKLLHSYGFIQCCERQARLFFHFSQFSGNIEHLKIGDPVEFEMTYDRRTGKPIASTVSKIAPEVVLSEERVTGNVTTELHSSGDSQGRISYENRGECFFLPYTKDDVEGNVTLRAGDKVSFQIATNQRGNLGACHVRLENPAHPVRYRGVVCSMKESFGFIERADVVKEIFFHFSEAKSMKDELRLGDDVEFIIQTRNGKEVACNITKLPPGSIVFEEVGNEVVKGQVLKPLERGTAARHQNDPLPGRIRYRAPDHSEVEVPFGDKDQKGDFTLRHGDWVQFRIATDTRDQLKRATEISLLPESFSVSGERREQGIIAALKEGFGFIRCVDRDAKLFFHFNEVLDVDREISVNDEVEFTVIQDPSSSFSNSRQSAIRLTHLPSGSVQFESVIETTVPGSIVQDINGIEPGLIGYLKDGQQKNIIFFTKDCDPKSIPRLGDKVTFNICQVKRNKELVAVDISLTNSNEKTQNGNKKSNGSIIQGFIAALKDGFGFIETVNHEREIFFHFSNFDGEANTLELGADVECTIGTGNGRGTGGCAAAEFVRLVPRGTIPRPVCTGEVLDGTVVRPLRSANPDQVEYAGLIKINPTTEDEETPEYEFGIMGLVNKRELLQSGDPVQLQVDAAGHACNIVAVRKKRRATVDAVKGPFGFLAYEVDEGKKLFFHMSEVRDHATLQPGDQVEFVLVTNQRTGKSSACNVTRLSDVVQQRPERLISRLRTISLEDTGPKLTVVRQPRGPDGTRGFGQERPPHIPGAIQE